One Punica granatum isolate Tunisia-2019 chromosome 3, ASM765513v2, whole genome shotgun sequence genomic window carries:
- the LOC116199348 gene encoding monooxygenase 1-like, translating to MEVEEESGVVIIGGGICGLATALALHRNGIASVILEKCQNLRATGAAIVVQPNGWRALEYLGLGYMDAHISICIYTCIGDDISVDSRRQDAIPLGPDMSDIRQDLQSQPKRYRHEDTPPGSSIQHTEVDPWLPGFYTRYMVPPDSIPHQEVVIGCDGVNLIVANAVGLNPTRISSMYVIRGLASYENGHGIENEFVVLGKDGLQLGRIPINEKQVFWFVTRKWKSQDIVSLSDLQILHLADLKYRAPWDLLRTNFRRGTMVVAGDAMHAMGPFLAQAGSAALEDAVVLSRCFLLADMQYRGHNKVMLGY from the exons atggagGTTGAAGAAGAAAGTGGAGTGGTAATCATCGGTGGAGGCATATGCGGCCTCGCAACTGCATTAGCTCTTCACAG GAACGGGATTGCAAGCGTGATACTGGAGAAGTGCCAGAACCTCAGAGCGACCGGAGCAGCTATTGTCGTGCAGCCCAATGGATGGCGAGCACTAGAATACCTTGGACTCGGA TACATGGATGCTCATATATCCATATGTATTTACACATGTATTGGGGACGATATATCAGTCGACAGCAGGAGGCAAGATGCTATACCGCTTGG GCCAGACATGTCCGACATCCGGCAGGACTTGCAGTCACAGCCGAAACGTTATAGACATGAAGATACACCACCGGGAAGTTCGATTCAACACACTGAGGTGGACCCATGGTTACCGGGATTTTATACCCGCTACATGGTGCCCCCTGATTCCATCCCACATCAGGAG GTGGTAATCGGTTGTGATGGGGTGAACTTGATTGTAGCCAATGCTGTAGGCTTAAATCCAACCAGGATATCATCCATGTATGTCATAAGAGGACTTGCAAGTTACGAAAATGGTCATGGTATTGAGAATGAGTTTGTCGTACTGGGTAAAGACGGACTCCAGCTTGGCCGAATACCTATCAACGAGAAGCAGGTTTTCTGGTTTGTAACTCGGAAATGGAAATCCCAAG ACATAGTTTCCCTGAGCGACCTACAAATATTGCACCTCGCCGATTTGAAGTACCGTGCACCGTGGGACTTGCTCAGAACCAACTTTAGACGAGGAACCATGGTGGTAGCTGGAGATGCCATGCACGCAATGGGCCCGTTCCTGGCTCAAGCTGGCTCTGCGGCTCTAGAGGATGCAGTTGTGCTCAGCAGGTGCTTCTTGTTGGCAGATATGCAATATCGCGGTCATAATAAGGTGATGTTGGGATATTGA
- the LOC116201256 gene encoding protein BEARSKIN2, with translation MGSSSNGGVPPGFRFHPTDEELLQYYLKKKVSFQKFDMEVIREVDLNKMEPWELQERCRIGSTPQNEWYFFSHKDRKYPTGSRTNRATNAGFWKATGRDKCIRSTYRKIGMRKTLVFYRGRAPHGQKTDWIMHEYRLEDGDDLQGNHSEDGWVVCRVFKKKNLFKMGNEGGSSINSDHHHQQQQQQQLGNVTSSSIPNQPGRTNNLFVHRDTHNYGLLRPQQPPFELNKPADLALHYSGHLQPSQYSLFPASSQTLIPSPQKPLGGYDYASTRDCESGSNSFRYGGSHHQQQACEPGLEVGTCEAAQAQSQSIVGGGSANCRDNTGINNEWAMLVAPHHTGNDPHPHQHQQDSSKGMRFEIEDANPSTVPPHMSQLSARGEMDFWGYTAK, from the exons ATGGGATCATCGAGCAATGGGGGCGTGCCACCAGGGTTCCGTTTCCACCCGACTGACGAAGAGCTGCTCCAATACTATCTCAAGAAGAAGGTTTCCTTCCAAAAATTTGACATGGAAGTCATTCGAGAGGTCGACTTGAACAAGATGGAGCCTTGGGAGCTCCAAG AGAGGTGCAGAATTGGATCAACCCCACAAAATGAGTGGTACTTCTTCAGCCACAAGGACAGGAAGTACCCGACTGGGTCACGAaccaacagagcgaccaatgCAGGGTTTTGGAAGGCAACAGGACGAGACAAGTGCATAAGAAGTACTTACAGAAAGATTGGTATGAGGAAGACCCTTGTTTTCTACAGAGGCAGAGCTCCCCATGGCCAGAAGACCGACTGGATCATGCATGAGTACCGCCTTGAGGATGGCGATGATCTCCAGGGCAACCACAGC GAAGATGGTTGGGTGGTGTGTAGGGTgtttaagaaaaagaatctATTCAAGATGGGGAATGAAGGAGGGAGTAGCATCAACTccgatcatcatcatcaacaacaacaacaacaacaactgGGCAACGTCACTTCCAGTAGCATCCCCAATCAACCAGGCCGAACCAACAACTTATTCGTGCATAGGGACACCCATAACTACGGCCTTCTCCGGCCACAGCAGCCGCCATTTGAGCTGAACAAGCCTGCTGACCTAGCACTCCACTACTCCGGCCACCTCCAGCCATCTCAGTATTCACTCTTCCCCGCCTCCTCCCAAACCCTAATCCCTAGCCCACAGAAACCGTTGGGAGGATACGACTATGCCTCCACGAGGGACTGTGAGAGTGGCAGCAACAGCTTTAGGTACGGTGGGAGCCATCACCAGCAGCAGGCTTGTGAGCCTGGGCTAGAGGTGGGCACGTGTGAAGCGGCTCAAGCTCAGTCTCAGTCGATCGTAGGAGGTGGATCAGCCAACTGCAGAGACAATACAGGCATCAACAATGAGTGGGCCATGCTGGTGGCTCCTCATCACACGGGGAACgatcctcatcctcatcaaCATCAACAAGACTCGTCAAAGGGGATGAGGTTCGAAATCGAGGATGCAAACCCATCTACCGTGCCTCCACATATGAGTCAACTCTCCGCGCGAGGGGAAATGGATTTTTGGGGATACACAGCCAAATAG